ATGTCCGGTCTCCTCCAGCAGCCGTCGGGCGGTGTCGGCACGACTGCGTTCGACGTACCGGCCCGGTGGCAGGCCGGTCTGCTTGGTGAAGACCCGGGAGAAGTGCCGGTCGCTCATCCCGGCCCGTCGGGCGAGGGCGGGCACGCTCAGATCACCGGCCGGATTGGCGTCGATGAAGGACTGGAGTTCCCGCAACGGCTCGCTGCGCGGCGTCGTACTACGCATCGGTGTACTGAACTGGCTCTGGCCGCCGGGTCGGTGCAGGTAGACGACGAGCCCGCGAGCGATCTCCCGGGCCACGTCGTGGCCGTGGTCCTCGGCCACCAGCGCGAGTGTGAGGTCGATTCCGGCGGTCACCCCGGCCGAGGTCCAGACGTTTCCGTCCCGTACGTAGATCGGATCGGCGTCCACGTCGACGTCCGGGTACCGGGTGCCCAGTTCCGGCGCCGCCAGCCAGTGCGTGGTGGCGCGTCTGCCGTCCAGCAGGCCGGCCTCGGCGAGCAGGAAGGCGCCGTTGCACACCGAGGCGATCCGGCGGGCGGTACCGGCCAGCCGGCTGATCTCCCCGATCAGGTGCCGGTCGCCCAGGCGTTT
The nucleotide sequence above comes from Plantactinospora soyae. Encoded proteins:
- a CDS encoding GlxA family transcriptional regulator; this translates as MQRRVVVVIFDGFQLLDLAGPADVFATASLIVGSERGYRLDVAAVRAGAVPAGKGIATVAELALHEISGPIDTLVVVGGLSVPKRLGDRHLIGEISRLAGTARRIASVCNGAFLLAEAGLLDGRRATTHWLAAPELGTRYPDVDVDADPIYVRDGNVWTSAGVTAGIDLTLALVAEDHGHDVAREIARGLVVYLHRPGGQSQFSTPMRSTTPRSEPLRELQSFIDANPAGDLSVPALARRAGMSDRHFSRVFTKQTGLPPGRYVERSRADTARRLLEETGHPLDRVARESGLGAAETLYRVFRRHWRVAPGDYRRRFSSQRT